The proteins below come from a single Epinephelus moara isolate mb chromosome 19, YSFRI_EMoa_1.0, whole genome shotgun sequence genomic window:
- the LOC126406990 gene encoding max-interacting protein 1-like, with protein sequence MVKYMRQHSEVKLEEVLSESDASMDQQDFGELSDYSFSDVLYSKCSAMDQIGTFMKNVQVLLDAAHYIENIEKNNGKCEHGYASTYPATQTAHQQKQRKFKSRKLDNLHNRSAHNELEKNRRAHLRLCLERLKSLIPLGPDCSRHTTLGLLNKAKAHIKKLEEADRRSLHQLETLEREQRHLQRQLAQLQTHGDRERVRMDSLGSRMDSDRSESDREEIEVDVESTEFSHGEMDSVSTSGASDLDDHSSRQSSASDEGYSTCSLKLAFSA encoded by the exons ATGGTAAAGTACATGCGACAGCACAGCGAGGTGAAACTCGAAGAGGTTCTGTCGGAGTCTGATGCGTCCATGGACCAGCAGGATTTCGGAGAATTGTCCGACTATTCTTTCAGCGACGTTTTATACTCCAAATGTTCCGCAATGGACCAAATCGGCACTTTCATGAAGAACGTGCAAGTGCTGCTCGATGCGGCACATTACATAGAAAATATCGAGAAGAACAACGGAA AATGTGAGCATGGTTATGCTTCAACGTACCCTGCAACCCAGACTGCACACCAACAGAAACAGCGTAAATTCAAGAGCAGGAAATTGGACAATCTTCACAATAG GTCAGCACACAatgaactggaaaaaaataG ACGAGCACATCTCCGCCTGTGTTTGGAGAGGTTGAAGTCCCTCATCCCCCTGGGACCAGACTGCAGTCGACACACCACACTGGGACTGCTCAACAAGGCCAAAGCACATATCAAG AAACTTGAAGAGGCGGACCGGAGGAGTCTGCACCAGCTGGAGACCTTAGAGAGGGAGCAGAGGCACCTGCAGAGGCAGCTAGCCCAGCTGCAAACTCATGGAGATAGGGAGAGGGTCCGTATGGACAGCCTGGGCTCCCGTATGGACTCTGACCGCTCAGAGTCTGACAGAG AAGAGATCGAAGTTGATGTGGAAAGCACTGAATTCTCCCATGGAGAAATGGACAGTGTAAGCACCAGTGGTGCAAGTGACCTGGACGACCACAGCAGCCGGCAGAGCTCAGCCAGCGACGAGGGCTACTCCACATGCAGTCTAAAACTGGCCTTCTCTGCTTAA
- the smndc1 gene encoding survival of motor neuron-related-splicing factor 30, translating to MSDDLVKQLSSYKAQLQQVEVALSTDPDNEDLLKLQKDLQEVIDLTKDLLTSQPTESASSTNGADTVPLKHAWKVGDNCMAVWNQDGQVYEAEIEEIDRENGTAAVTFAGYGNAEVIPLQNLRPAEEGKRSDEDGLKPKSRKEQIAEQREYKKKKAQKKVQRMKELEQEREEQKSKWQQFNNKAYSKNKKGQVKRSIFASPESVNGKVGVGTCGIADKPMTQYHDTSKYNVRHLMPQ from the exons ATGTCGGACGACTTGGTGAAACAGTTGAGCAGCTATAAAGCTCAGCTACAGCAAGTAGAAGTTGCCTTATCCACCGACCCAGATAATGAAGACCTCCTCAAACTTCAGAAAGACTTACAG GAAGTCATCGATTTGACAAAAGACCTCCTGACCTCACAGCCCACTGAAAGTGCTTCCAGTACCAATGGCGCAGACACAGTGCCCCTGAAGCATGCCTGGAAAGTGGGGGACAACTGTATGGCTGTGTGGAATCAGGATGGACA GGTGTATGAGGCTGAGATTGAGGAGATAGACCGGGAGAACGGCACTGCAGCAGTTACCTTTGCTGGGTACGGGAATGCTGAAGTGATTCCTCTGCAGAACCTCAGACCAGCTGAGGAGGGGAAACGCTCTGACGAGGACGGTCTAAAGCCAAAATCAAG GAAAGAGCAGatagcagagcagagagagtataagaagaagaaggcaCAGAAGAAGGTGCAGAGGATGAAGGAATTGGAGCAAGAGAGGGAGGAACAGAAGTCAAAGTggcaacagttcaacaacaaagCCTACTCAAAGAACAAGAAAGGACAG gtAAAGAGGAGCATATTTGCGTCTCCAGAAAGCGTCAATGGGAAGGTGGGAGTGGGAACATGTGGTATTGCAGACAAGCCAATGACCCAGTACCATGACACATCAAAATACAACGTCAGACATCTAATGCCACAATGA